The Chanodichthys erythropterus isolate Z2021 chromosome 14, ASM2448905v1, whole genome shotgun sequence genome window below encodes:
- the dnajb11 gene encoding dnaJ homolog subfamily B member 11 yields the protein MAVRGMKLSSVCFLLLYLIATVLAGRDFYKILGVSRSASIKDIKKAYRKLALQLHPDRNQDDPNAQDKFADLGAAYEVLSDEEKRKQYDAYGEEGLKEGHQSSHGDIFSSFFGDFGFMFGGNRQPAGRDIPRGNDIVLDLEVTLEEVYSGNFVEVVRNKPVAKEAPGKRKCNCRQEMRTTQLGPGRFQMTQEVVCDECPNIKLVNEERTLEVEIEQGVRDEMEYPFIGEGEPHIDGEPGDLRFRIKVLKHPVFERRGDDLYTNVTISLVEALVGFEMYIIHLDGHKVHIERDKITKPGARIWKKGEGLPNFDNNNIRGSLIVTFDVDFPKEQLDDQQKDGIRQLLKQAPSQKVYNGLQGY from the exons ATGGCTGTTAGAGGAATGAAGCTGTCGAGTGTGTGTTTTCTGCTTTTATATTTAATAGCGACAGTGCTGGCCGG GAGGGATTTCTACAAAATCTTGGGAGTTAGTAGATCTGCATCAATTAAGGATATTAAGAAAGCCTACAGAAAGCTGGCATTGCAGCTTCATCCAGACAGAAACCAAGATGACCCAAATGCCCAAGACAAATTTGCAGACCTTGGAGCTGCTTACGAG GTGCTCTCAGATGAGGAGAAAAGGAAACAGTATGATGCATATGGAGAGGAGGGGTTAAAGGAAGGCCATCAAAGTTCACACGGTGATATATTCTCCAG TTTCTTTGGCGACTTTGGGTTTATGTTCGGTGGAAATAGACAGCCAGCCGGCCGGGATATTCCAAGGGGTAATGACATAGTACTGGACCTCGAAGTAACCCTAGAAGAGGTGTATTCAGGGAATTTTGTAGAG GTGGTACGAAACAAACCTGTTGCAAAAGAAGCGCCAGGCAAAAGAAAATGCAACTGCCGGCAAGAAATGAGAACCACACAGCTAGGACCAGGTCGCTTCCAGATGACACAGGAAGTAGTCTGTGATGAATGCCCCAATATCAA GCTTGTGAATGAGGAGAGAACACTAGAGGTGGAGATCGAGCAGGGTGTGAGAGATGAGATGGAATACCCTTTCATTGGGGAAG GTGAACCTCACATTGATGGTGAGCCTGGAGATCTGCGTTTCCGCATCAAAGTTTTGAA GCATCCTGTGTTTGAGCGCAGAGGTGATGACCTTTACACAAACGTCACCATCTCTCTGGTAGAGGCTTTGGTCGGTTTTGAGATGTACATCATTCATCTAGATGGCCACAAG GTGCACATTGAGAGAGATAAAATCACTAAGCCAGGAGCTCGTATTTGGAAGAAGGGTGAAGGCCTACCAAATTTTGACAACAACAATATCCGTGGATCGCTCATAGTCACCTTTGATGTAGATTTCCCCAAGGAGCAGCTTGATGACCAGCAGAAAGATG gtATAAGACAACTTCTGAAACAGGCTCCATCTCAGAAGGTTTATAACGGACTGCAGGGATACTGA
- the rabl3 gene encoding rab-like protein 3, translating to MASLDRVKVLVLGDSGVGKSSLVHLLCQNQVLGNPSWTVGCSVDVRVHDYKEGTPEEKTYYTELWDVGGSVGSASSVKSTRAVFYNSVNGIILVHDLTNKKSSQNLYRWSLEALSKDSSPTGIIVSNGDYDREQFAENSVPLLLIGTKFDQIPENKRNDVLTRTAFLSEDFNAEEINLDCTNPRYLAAGSSNAVKLSRFFDKVIEKRYFTRDSSQMQSFTDRRRFNFKSLHSD from the exons ATGGCATCTTTGGATAGGGTGAAAGTGTTGGTCTTGGGAGATTCTG GAGTAGGGAAGTCCTCGCTTGTACATTTACTTTGCCAGAATCAAGTTTTGGGGAATCCTTCATGGACTGTAGGCTGCTCAGTGGACGTCAGG GTACATGACTACAAAGAAGGCACTCCAGAAGAGAAGACGTACTACACTGAACTCTGGGACGTTGGGGGATCTGTTGGCAGTGCCAGCAGTGTTAAAAGCACTAGAGCTGTGTTTTACAATTCTGTAAATG GTATTATTTTAGTTCATGATCTGACCAACAAGAAATCCTCCCAGAATCTGTACCGCTGGTCACTGGAAGCGCTGAGCAAGGACTCCTCTCCAACTGGCATCATTGTATCAAATGG AGATTATGATAGAGAACAGTTTGCAGAGAACTCAGTTCCTCTCCTGCTAATTGGCACTAAATTTGATCAGATCCCAGAAAACAAGAGGAATGATGTCCTGACCCGCACTGCCTTTCTATCTGAAGACTTCAATGCGGAAGAGATCAACCTG GATTGTACAAATCCACGGTATCTTGCGGCTGGATCATCAAATGCTGTTAAACTGAGCCGATTTTTTGACAAG GTAATAGAGAAGAGATATTTCACAAGAGACTCTAGCCAG atgcagagtttcacagacaggagGCGCTTTAATTTCAAGAGTCTGCACAGTGATTGA
- the gzm3 gene encoding granzyme 3, tandem duplicate 1 encodes MILYSFLLLIGISLAGGMESGIIGGKEAKPNSRPYMASIQIKNKHHTCGGMLIREDYVLTAAHCFNHSDYSGRDHFEVVLGAHNIKKDEKSQQRIPVIKYIQHPKFERKNENNNDYSYDIMLLKLKNKAKLNKYVKVMSLPKKNGKIPANVKCSIAGWGFISPETEVGSNVLREVTLKLQFSFECKNKWQHYFNSERMICSVSDGKHAFCKGDSGSPLICNSKPQAIASYTYKGNCANKTYPQAYVKISYFLPWIKKTIGKKERERERT; translated from the exons ATGATTCTTTActcttttcttcttctcatTGGTATCTCTTTGGCTG GTGGGATGGAGAGTGGTATTATTGGTGGAAAAGAGGCTAAACCGAATTCCAGACCATACATGGCATCTATTcagattaaaaacaaacatcacacatgtggagggatgctgatcaGAGAGGATTATGTACTGACAGCGGCCCACTGTTTCAA TCACAGTGATTACTCTGGTCGGGACCACTTTGAGGTTGTTCTGGGAGCTCACAACATCAAGAAAGACGAGAAGAGCCAGCAGAGAATCCCAGTGATAAAATACATCCAACATCCAAAGTTTGAacgtaaaaatgagaataatAATGACTACAGCTATGATATCATGCTACTAAAG CTGAAGAACAAAGCCAAGCTGAATAAATATGTGAAAGTCATGTCTCTTCctaagaaaaatggaaaaataccAGCTAATGTAAAATGCTCCATTGCTGGCTGGGGGTTTATAAGCCCAGAAACAGAAGTGGGATCAAATGTGCTGCGGGAAGTCACTCTTAAACTGCAGTTCAGCTTTGAATGTAAAAACAAGTGGCAGCACTACTTCAACTCTGAGAGAATGATCTGTAGTGTTTCAGATGGGAAACATGCTTTTTGTaag GGTGATTCAGGTAGTCCTCTTATCTGCAATTCCAAACCACAAGCAATTGCTTCATATACCTATAAAGGTAACTGTGCAAATAAAACATATCCTCAAGCTTATGTAAAAATCTCCTACTTCCTCCCCTGGATTAAAAAGACAATTggtaaaaaagagagagagagagagagaacataa